DNA from Desulforegula conservatrix Mb1Pa:
CCAGACACCTTCTTTTTTATTGACCCGCCTTACTATAAGGCCCCATACTACAAACATAATATGGAGCTGGATAATTATAAGGAAATGGCAGGGATACTCGGAAGCGTGAAAGGCAAGTTTCTTCTGACCATAAACGACCTGCCTGAAATACGTGAAGTGTTCAAGGATTTTAAACAGCTGGAAATAAAGCTGAGATATTCTGTCTCTCAAAAAAGTGCCACAGAGGGAAAAGAACTGATCTTCACAAATTATTGATAAACAAAGCCCCGGTCAGTGGAATTAATTTTTTCTGGCCAGGGCTTTATAATCGACATTTTTTTGACGGGCTTGTTTTTGCGTAAATTCATTAGCGAGTGGTGCCAAAGCAGACGCAAAATGGTGCCAAAGCGCCCGCCGCTTTACAAAAGCTCCGCAAAAACTTTCAGGTAATTAGACAGTGCATACACAATTTTAGGGCATTTGCGTCTGATCATAATAAAAACATAAAGTTTTTGAGGGGACTTAAGGAACTTTTTACAAAAAGTTCCCCAAGATCCATAAGTCCAAAAAGGATTGTTATTTCGCTTTTCATCATCTAAGGGGAACATAGCCTTTTTCAAAAAGGGTTTTCCAAGAATAAACATGCCAAGCTGAAGAGTTACCCATTTTCATTACAATTACATTGAAGCTGAAAACAAGGCCTCCTTATCAGGCAAGCCGCTTCTCTCGCCAAAAAGATAGACAGTATCACCTTCAAAAAGCCTTAATGAGCTATCTGGATTTGAGATAAATTCAACTCCCCTTTTTATGGCTATAACATTCAAACCATGCTTTTTCCTTAAGTCTGATTCCTCAAGGGTTTTCCCGTCAAGAAAAGAGCCTTTTTCAATCCTGAAGGAAGCCAGATCCATATCAGTAAAATGAGTACTCAGGGCATGGGCAGCGTCATGTTTTGTCTCAAAGCTCCTGAGCATTTCATAGCCTTTGGATCTTATTTCTGAAGTGAATCTTTCTATTTCAAATCTTGGTATGAGATATTTTGAAAGAACCCTGGTGAACATCTCAATGGATGTCTCGAATTCTTCAGGAATTACATCATTGGCTCCAAGCCTGACCAAAGGATCAATATCCTTAAGGAATCTAGTTCTTACAATTATATGAAGTGAAGAATTCATTTTTCTGGCCAGAGCCACAACCCTGCGAGTTGCAAGGGGATCAGATATGACAACGGCAAAAACCCTGGCCCTGCTTATTCCGGCATTCTCAAGAACTGCCATATGGGTAACGTCTCCATAAGCAATGGGCTCACCCTGCTTCTTTGCCTTTTTCACATTGTCAGGATTCATTTCTATAATATTATAAAATATCCCGGCAGCCCTTGCAGCATGGGCTATATTTCTGCCACCAAGCCCGAATCCTGCAATTACGAGATGATCGCAGGTCTCAAGGGTGCAAACGTTTTCTTCAAGCTCCGGCTCCTCGCTTCTCTCATCAAGTTTTCTGAAAACAGAATATTTCAGGGAAAGGCCTGATGCCATTGGCCCTAACTTCATCAAAAAAGGAGTCAATGCCATTGTCACAATGCTAGAGGCAAGAAAAAGCTGATAATTATGTTCGGAAAGCAAACCAATTTTTTGCCCTGACTTTGCGAGAATAAATGAAAACTCACCGATCTGGCATAATGAAAATCCAACAAGCAGAGAAGGCCGTACCGGGAATCTTATGGCAAGGGATGAGACCGACGCAGTAACTATTTTAATTAGTATGATTGAAGCGGTAACAAGCAATACTGTCGATATATTTGATAAAAAGAAACGGATGTCCATGAGCATGCCAACAGAAACGAAAAACAGGCTCGTAAAAACATCCCTGAAAGGCAGAATCCCCTCTATGGCATTCATGCTGTATTCGGACTCTGACATTATAAGACCTGCCAGAAAGGCTCCTAACGAAAGAGACAGACCTATTTTTGATGTGAAAAGGGCAATCGAAAAACACAGCGCAAGCGTAGTGAGCAGAAAAAGCTCTTTATCCCTGGTTTTAACAACAGAAGCAAGAATCTGGGGAACAAGGTATTTGTAAACAACGAAAAAAAACAGGAAGAAACCGCCTGCTTTTGCGGCAAGAACAACAGCTGAAAAACTCGCCGCATCTTTATGACCAGCAAGAAAAGGCAGGACAAGCATCATGGGAACAATCACAATGTCCTGAAAAATAAGCATGGAAAATGAAATATTACCGTGCGGAGTATAAACCTCGCCCTTTTCCTGAAACAACTTCAAAACAATGGCAGTGGAAGAAAGGGATGCGAGGAATCCCATGAAAATACCAGAGCCTGTATTGAATCCGCATAATCCTGCAAAAAGCCAGGCCGCGACGATTGTTAGAACAACCTGCAAAGCGCCGCCCACAAATACGGATTTTTTAAGCCTCATCAGATGCCCTACAGACATTTCAAGGCCGATGGTGAAAAGAAGGAGGATAATGCCAATTTCAGACATAAGCTCGACCTCATGGACAGCGTCCACAAGTCCGAGTCCGTTAGGCCCGGCAATTACTCCGGTTATGAGAAAACCGACTATTGCCGGTATTTTGATCTTATGGCAGACAAAAATAACAGCTATGGAAAGCCCTGAAATAACAACAAGTTCAAAAAGAATGGAAGTTTCCATGTATAAATACCTTCTGTTTATTTAGCAGGCTATTAATTCCCCAAAAAGCTGAAAGTCATGCCACGCAAACAAGACATACGCTTTTTCGCATATTAGAATGAGGAATACCTGAATAAGGGCGCAAAAGGGAAATCAATACTCTACGCCAAGCTGAGCCTTTATGCCTGATTCGTAACCATGTTTAATACACTTCATTTCCGTTACAGTATCAGCAATTTCAATCAATCCGGGTGTTGCACCTCTGCCAGTAAGGGCGATTATCAAATTGTCAGGGGCGGCTTTTATCATTTCTGCAACTTTCTGCTCTTCAATCAAGCCAGCTGAAACAGCGAAACAGACCTCGTCAAGAACAATGAAACCAGATTCGTTTTTAACTAATATTTCTGAAACAAATAAAAGTGCTTCGTTGCATTTTTGCTTGTGCTTTTCAAATTCGAGACTGCTTTTGTCTGAAGGAGGGAAACCAAGACCAAGCTGGACAATATCAATTCCATCAAGCTTTTTTATTGCCTTGAACTCTCCTGTATTCTGAAAATCTTTGACAAACTGGACAACAATGACTTTAAGCCCCTGGCCCCAAGCCCTTAAAGCCATGCCTATTGCGGCTGTAGTTTTGCCCTTGCCGTCGCCTGTAAACAAAAGAATCCTGCTGTTCATATTTTCACCATGCTTTGTACCTTAGGTGGTGCACAAGCCTTCCGGCTTAAGCACCTTACTTCCGGATGTTTTTAATTCAAACAATGCCATACTTCTAAAAAAACTAACCTATCATTGAGAAGCATACCAAAGCAAATGCTTCTGTCAGCTCGCAACCTGCGCCCAGAGTGTCGCCAGTGAATCCGCCGATCATTCTTTTTGAGCAAAGCCCCCATAAATAGATGAATGCAATTGCTGCTGACGAAATAAAAAAACCGGATAATCCGTTAATTGAAAGACCCGCAATAGCAAAAAACAAGGCTGAAACGATGCCTGTTTTTATTGTGGCTTTTTCATAAAATACAGAAGCAAGGCCTCCGTCCTTTCTCGCGTATCTGAAAAAAGTCATGATTATGGACATGGAACATCTGCCAGCTATTGGAGCCATAACAAGTGCCCTGGTTCTTAAGTCTCCGTTCAAAGAGAAAAGAGCAGAGGTTTTCAAAAGCATAATACTGACGAGTGCAGCTGCCCCCATGGTTCCAATCCTGCTGTCACGCATTATCTCAAGAATTCTATCCCTGGGCCTTGAACTTAAGAAGCCGTCTGCAGTATCTGCAAGGCCGTCAAGGTGAAGCCCTTTTGAAATGGACACCATAAAAAACATACATAACACTGACCTGACCAAGGGCGGGAAAAAGCAGAAAAGAAAGGAATCTGATATTGCTGTAGCAAGGCCTATAAAGAGTCCTACCACAGGGAAAAAGACTATGGATTCCCCAAGATCATCAGAGCTTCCGGACATTTTCCCAGGTACAGGAATTATAGTCAGAAATGACAGGGCAGAAAAAAAACCTTTGAACATTTTATTCACCGCCGTTGACTCCTGCCTCATCAAATGTGGCAACATCAGTAAGAAGCCTTGAGGCCGCTTCAACAAAAGGCATACAGAGAACTGCGCCAGTGGCTTCTCCAAGCCTTAACCCCAAATCTAAAAGAGGCTTTTTACCGAGTTTTTCGAGCGCCCTGATATGCCCTTGCTCCACACTCTTGTGAGAAGGTATCATATAAAGTCTGGACAAAGGACATATTGAATCCGCAATAAGTGCTGAAGCTGTTGATATAAAGCCGTCTATAATTACAGGCTTCCTGACCGAAGCTGCGCCAAGAATTATTCCGGCCATTCCACCAATTTCGAATCCTCCGATTTTGGACAAGACATCAATCCCATTTGATGGGTCAGGATTATTGATTTCAATGGATTTTTCTATCATGGAAATTTTGAATGAAAGTTTCTCGTCATCGATGCCGGTTCCACGCCCGGTTGCTTCTGAAGGCGATATGCCTGTAAGCACCGATACAATAGCGCTGCTTGGAGTTGTATTACCTATACCCATTTCGCCTATGGCAAAAATATCCGTATCAGCAGCAAGTTCCAAAGCTATTCTAATACCTTTTTCTATGGATTCCACAGCCTGGCCTACTGTCATAGCCGGGCCTTTGGCCATATTCATTGTGCCTTTGGCAACCGGGCATGAAATAAAATCTCTATGTGTTTCAATTCCTTCAAGCGGACTTGCCACTCCCATATCGACAACCTTAACCTTTGCCCTGGCCATGTTTGCCATGGCATTGATTCCGGCTCCGCCACGCAGAAAGTTATAAACCATCTGGGCGGTCACTTCCTTGGGGAAGCTACTGACACCAGCGTCTGCTATCCCATGATCTGCGGCCATTATTACTGCCGTTCTTTTTTCAAATTGAGGAGAAACATTGCCTGTAATTCCAGCAAGTTCTTCAGCAAGATCCATCAGTCGTCCCATGGCCCAATAAGGCATTGTAAGTCTTTCAAGCCTTTGCTTCGCAGCATTCTTAGAGTTTTCATCTATTCCGGTTATTTTTTTGAGTGTTTCGTTCAGTAAATTCATTTGTTTAGATTGCCTCCGTCGGGTCGCTTTTTGAAAAAAGCTTCGCAAATACTTTATGGTTTAAATGGATTGTTACAGACACTGTTACTTTCAGAACCTAAAATTTTCAAACTAAGTCATATAAGGCAAAGCTGAGAATTGAAGACAGCCGCATATTCTTATGATTAAAAGTTCACTTCAGCTTCAAAGGAATCCCTGAAACCATCAAATAAGCGGAGTCAGCCCTGGAAGCCATCACCTGATTGCATCTTCCGAGAAGATCCCTGAAATCACGGGATGCTTTGTTATCAGGAA
Protein-coding regions in this window:
- a CDS encoding monovalent cation:proton antiporter family protein, giving the protein METSILFELVVISGLSIAVIFVCHKIKIPAIVGFLITGVIAGPNGLGLVDAVHEVELMSEIGIILLLFTIGLEMSVGHLMRLKKSVFVGGALQVVLTIVAAWLFAGLCGFNTGSGIFMGFLASLSSTAIVLKLFQEKGEVYTPHGNISFSMLIFQDIVIVPMMLVLPFLAGHKDAASFSAVVLAAKAGGFFLFFFVVYKYLVPQILASVVKTRDKELFLLTTLALCFSIALFTSKIGLSLSLGAFLAGLIMSESEYSMNAIEGILPFRDVFTSLFFVSVGMLMDIRFFLSNISTVLLVTASIILIKIVTASVSSLAIRFPVRPSLLVGFSLCQIGEFSFILAKSGQKIGLLSEHNYQLFLASSIVTMALTPFLMKLGPMASGLSLKYSVFRKLDERSEEPELEENVCTLETCDHLVIAGFGLGGRNIAHAARAAGIFYNIIEMNPDNVKKAKKQGEPIAYGDVTHMAVLENAGISRARVFAVVISDPLATRRVVALARKMNSSLHIIVRTRFLKDIDPLVRLGANDVIPEEFETSIEMFTRVLSKYLIPRFEIERFTSEIRSKGYEMLRSFETKHDAAHALSTHFTDMDLASFRIEKGSFLDGKTLEESDLRKKHGLNVIAIKRGVEFISNPDSSLRLFEGDTVYLFGERSGLPDKEALFSASM
- a CDS encoding cob(I)yrinic acid a,c-diamide adenosyltransferase yields the protein MNSRILLFTGDGKGKTTAAIGMALRAWGQGLKVIVVQFVKDFQNTGEFKAIKKLDGIDIVQLGLGFPPSDKSSLEFEKHKQKCNEALLFVSEILVKNESGFIVLDEVCFAVSAGLIEEQKVAEMIKAAPDNLIIALTGRGATPGLIEIADTVTEMKCIKHGYESGIKAQLGVEY
- the cobS gene encoding adenosylcobinamide-GDP ribazoletransferase, producing MFKGFFSALSFLTIIPVPGKMSGSSDDLGESIVFFPVVGLFIGLATAISDSFLFCFFPPLVRSVLCMFFMVSISKGLHLDGLADTADGFLSSRPRDRILEIMRDSRIGTMGAAALVSIMLLKTSALFSLNGDLRTRALVMAPIAGRCSMSIIMTFFRYARKDGGLASVFYEKATIKTGIVSALFFAIAGLSINGLSGFFISSAAIAFIYLWGLCSKRMIGGFTGDTLGAGCELTEAFALVCFSMIG
- the cobT gene encoding nicotinate-nucleotide--dimethylbenzimidazole phosphoribosyltransferase, which codes for MNLLNETLKKITGIDENSKNAAKQRLERLTMPYWAMGRLMDLAEELAGITGNVSPQFEKRTAVIMAADHGIADAGVSSFPKEVTAQMVYNFLRGGAGINAMANMARAKVKVVDMGVASPLEGIETHRDFISCPVAKGTMNMAKGPAMTVGQAVESIEKGIRIALELAADTDIFAIGEMGIGNTTPSSAIVSVLTGISPSEATGRGTGIDDEKLSFKISMIEKSIEINNPDPSNGIDVLSKIGGFEIGGMAGIILGAASVRKPVIIDGFISTASALIADSICPLSRLYMIPSHKSVEQGHIRALEKLGKKPLLDLGLRLGEATGAVLCMPFVEAASRLLTDVATFDEAGVNGGE